From the Treponema sp. J25 genome, one window contains:
- the yidC gene encoding membrane protein insertase YidC produces the protein MSEEKRVLLAVSLSVVVITVSMMLQVYLAPPPSSPQDSAAQTSGIQSPDAIQSNETFQAHKADTANASPPMDILLAGTASEEVQLQEERVVIETDLVRVVLSNKGGDVVSYKLKEHRDHDDFVEMVLPGTGESHAFTLAFGGIDAVPRTEFFHINRVSDKIVEFYRDYKIPVSNGEKEGVFRLTKRYEFKPQEYLFELSVTIDGGYSIPSLNFNGAAYTLEFGPQIGPRFEKLTQNYEYRNYYVYTNGKRKQEKVNNKSPTIVNERISWAAIAGKYFTFIAIPDATPYTYAFSAVPVAGMPETSRFYIVRPALNGSRTTDVYRFYLGPKTQNALARYDQSDKNSFKLRDMNLTAVADTSGILGPLEVVLKWFLLLFYRIIPNYGVAIIFLTILVKLILFPLTKKSSESTLRMQELAPKIKEIQEKYKDNPNKMNLEMAEFYKKEGYNPLSGCLPMLLQIPIFFAMYNLFNNHFDLRGAMFIPGWIPDLSRPESVYSFAPYRIPLLNWSDIRLLPFIYLVSQLLYGKVTQTPDQQSNAQMKMMLYLMPIMFFFILYEVPSGLLIYWIMSNLLTLVQQLALNKYLAAYRERIRAAVKEPVIAPRRKKK, from the coding sequence ATCCAATCAAACGAAACCTTTCAGGCACATAAGGCTGATACAGCAAACGCTTCTCCCCCGATGGATATTCTGTTAGCAGGGACAGCCTCGGAAGAGGTGCAGTTACAGGAAGAACGGGTAGTTATAGAAACGGACCTAGTTCGGGTTGTCCTGAGCAATAAGGGCGGGGATGTGGTTTCTTATAAACTCAAGGAACATCGGGACCACGATGATTTTGTGGAAATGGTTCTGCCGGGAACGGGTGAGTCCCATGCCTTTACGCTAGCCTTTGGTGGTATTGACGCGGTTCCTCGAACGGAGTTTTTTCATATAAATCGCGTGTCAGACAAGATTGTAGAATTCTATCGCGATTATAAGATTCCCGTTTCTAACGGAGAAAAAGAAGGAGTTTTTCGTTTAACTAAGCGGTACGAATTTAAACCCCAGGAATACCTCTTTGAACTTTCCGTCACTATAGATGGGGGATATTCTATTCCCTCTCTTAACTTTAATGGCGCCGCCTATACGTTAGAATTTGGTCCCCAAATAGGTCCCCGTTTTGAAAAGCTTACCCAGAATTATGAGTACCGGAATTATTATGTTTACACCAATGGGAAGCGTAAACAAGAAAAGGTAAATAATAAGAGCCCCACAATTGTAAATGAGCGAATTTCCTGGGCTGCCATAGCAGGAAAATATTTTACGTTTATTGCCATTCCTGATGCTACGCCGTATACCTATGCATTTTCTGCGGTTCCTGTGGCGGGTATGCCGGAAACGTCTCGGTTTTATATTGTACGGCCCGCTCTGAATGGTTCCCGTACTACCGATGTCTATCGATTTTATTTAGGGCCAAAAACTCAAAATGCTCTGGCCCGATATGATCAATCAGATAAAAATAGTTTTAAGTTACGGGATATGAACCTTACCGCCGTAGCTGATACCAGTGGTATTTTGGGGCCCCTTGAGGTAGTTTTGAAGTGGTTTTTACTGTTGTTCTATCGAATTATACCAAATTATGGGGTGGCCATTATTTTCCTCACCATTTTGGTAAAGCTGATATTATTCCCCCTTACCAAAAAGAGTTCCGAATCTACCCTTAGGATGCAAGAGCTGGCCCCAAAAATAAAGGAAATACAAGAAAAATATAAAGATAATCCCAACAAAATGAATCTGGAAATGGCCGAGTTCTACAAAAAAGAAGGGTACAATCCCCTTTCCGGCTGTTTACCCATGTTGCTTCAAATACCGATTTTCTTTGCCATGTACAATCTTTTTAATAACCATTTTGATCTGCGGGGGGCTATGTTTATCCCTGGATGGATCCCCGATCTTTCCCGGCCCGAATCGGTATACAGTTTTGCACCTTACCGAATTCCGCTGTTGAACTGGAGTGATATCCGGTTATTGCCGTTCATTTATCTTGTGTCTCAACTTTTGTATGGAAAGGTTACCCAGACACCGGACCAGCAGTCTAATGCCCAGATGAAAATGATGTTGTATCTGATGCCTATTATGTTCTTCTTTATCCTCTATGAGGTTCCTTCGGGGCTTCTTATTTACTGGATCATGTCTAACCTGTTAACCTTGGTCCAGCAACTGGCTTTGAACAAGTATTTGGCGGCGTACCGGGAACGAATTCGGGCTGCTGTAAAAGAGCCGGTTATAGCACCCCGTCGGAAAAAGAAATAG
- the jag gene encoding RNA-binding cell elongation regulator Jag/EloR translates to MVYEFEGRTEKEAIDRAAAELGLERDKFDVEILETQKSGLFKKGYVRIRVHTNEPAPKKTAPVGKPVYGNPEPQNEFEQQLVTFISTLIEKMGYPGKVIILFREEQKIGIKIDSEFSSILIGKKGKNLDAIQLLANIYTNKLGYDSMKIIIDAENYRIRREESLVRLAYSVADKVRETKGSILLEPMNPFERRLIHTTLNDIADVETKSEGEGLYKQVRVFYKGAR, encoded by the coding sequence ATGGTATATGAATTTGAAGGTCGAACCGAAAAAGAGGCGATTGATCGGGCGGCCGCTGAATTAGGACTTGAACGGGACAAGTTCGATGTGGAGATTCTGGAAACCCAGAAGTCGGGTCTTTTTAAGAAGGGGTATGTTCGTATTCGGGTGCATACCAACGAACCAGCCCCGAAGAAGACTGCTCCAGTGGGTAAACCTGTGTACGGTAATCCTGAACCGCAGAATGAGTTTGAACAGCAGCTGGTTACCTTTATCAGTACCCTTATTGAAAAAATGGGCTATCCCGGTAAAGTCATAATACTGTTCAGAGAGGAGCAAAAGATAGGGATAAAGATTGATTCTGAATTTTCTTCCATCCTTATTGGTAAAAAAGGAAAGAATCTGGATGCGATTCAACTGCTGGCAAATATTTACACCAATAAGCTGGGATATGATTCTATGAAGATCATAATTGATGCGGAAAATTATCGCATCCGTCGGGAAGAATCCCTGGTTCGGCTAGCCTATTCTGTAGCTGATAAGGTCCGTGAGACCAAGGGTTCGATTCTTCTTGAACCAATGAATCCCTTTGAGCGGCGCCTGATCCATACCACGTTAAATGATATTGCCGATGTAGAAACCAAAAGTGAAGGAGAGGGTTTATATAAACAGGTGCGGGTTTTCTACAAGGGTGCCCGATAG